In the Deferribacterota bacterium genome, one interval contains:
- a CDS encoding MetS family NSS transporter small subunit, protein MNTSALIMMIISLVIAFGGAIYFILKALRK, encoded by the coding sequence ATGAACACATCTGCATTAATAATGATGATTATATCACTTGTTATTGCCTTTGGTGGGGCAATCTATTTTATATTAAAAGCTTTAAGAAAATAA
- a CDS encoding sodium-dependent transporter: MKTDEWKSRYGFLLAAIGSSVGLGNIWRFPYIAYENGGGVFLIIYFFALLTAGIPILILEFSLGHKFKGSAPLTFARINKKLEWLGWWQVLISLIISIYYSAVIAWAIAYFVFSFDLQWGVNTIDFFLHDFLGITESPLTLGSLRINVLFSIFIVWLITYFILNSGIKKGIEVANKFLMPLLFVTMIIIMFRSIFLPGSYIGLNFLFTPDFSKILDVSAWVDAYGQVFFSLSVAFAIMITYSSYLPKKSDIINNAFITGFMDACFALISAIAIFSIVGFMTYNAGGEVPKNLQGVFLAFATIPKAINQMPFMPSLIGALFFLTVISAGITSEISITEAVVSSIINKLHRPRKEIVLIYCIFGFIVSILFATGGGLFILDIVDHFVNNYGIVCTGLVEVAALSWFFDLNILKDHANNISDFKINNIWNILIKFVTPIILLCILTLNIYKDIRIPYGGYSVKALTYLGWSTALLIFILSFLISKIKWYDKEILKGLK; the protein is encoded by the coding sequence ATGAAAACTGATGAATGGAAGTCTAGATATGGCTTTTTACTTGCTGCTATTGGTTCATCAGTTGGTTTGGGAAATATCTGGAGGTTCCCCTATATTGCCTATGAAAATGGTGGGGGTGTATTTTTAATCATCTATTTTTTCGCTCTCTTAACAGCAGGCATCCCTATATTAATATTAGAGTTTTCATTAGGCCATAAATTTAAAGGATCAGCACCCTTAACATTTGCTAGAATTAATAAAAAATTGGAATGGTTGGGCTGGTGGCAAGTCCTCATCAGCTTAATAATTTCAATATATTATTCTGCAGTTATTGCATGGGCTATTGCTTATTTCGTATTCTCTTTTGATTTACAGTGGGGAGTTAATACTATTGATTTTTTTCTACATGATTTTCTTGGTATAACTGAATCTCCACTTACTTTAGGTAGTCTAAGGATTAATGTCTTGTTTTCTATATTTATTGTATGGCTTATAACCTATTTTATCCTAAATAGTGGTATAAAAAAGGGGATCGAGGTTGCCAATAAGTTTTTAATGCCCCTACTTTTTGTAACTATGATTATTATAATGTTTAGGAGCATATTCTTACCTGGTTCATATATTGGCCTTAATTTTCTTTTTACCCCCGATTTTTCAAAGATTTTAGATGTTAGTGCATGGGTTGATGCCTATGGTCAGGTATTCTTTTCGCTATCAGTGGCATTTGCAATTATGATAACATACTCAAGTTATTTGCCAAAAAAATCAGACATAATTAATAATGCCTTTATAACTGGTTTCATGGATGCTTGTTTTGCACTCATTTCTGCTATAGCAATCTTTTCAATTGTTGGTTTTATGACATACAATGCTGGTGGAGAAGTACCAAAAAATTTACAAGGAGTGTTTCTGGCATTTGCAACAATACCTAAGGCAATTAATCAAATGCCCTTTATGCCTTCATTAATAGGTGCTCTCTTTTTTCTAACTGTTATATCAGCTGGAATTACCTCTGAAATATCTATAACTGAAGCTGTTGTCTCTTCTATTATAAACAAATTACACAGACCTAGAAAAGAAATTGTACTTATTTATTGCATTTTTGGCTTTATTGTAAGTATATTATTTGCAACAGGGGGTGGTCTATTTATATTAGATATTGTCGATCACTTTGTAAACAACTACGGTATTGTTTGTACAGGCCTAGTTGAGGTTGCTGCTCTAAGCTGGTTCTTTGATTTAAACATACTAAAAGATCATGCAAATAATATCTCTGATTTTAAAATCAACAATATATGGAATATTTTAATTAAATTTGTAACCCCAATTATATTATTATGCATTTTAACATTAAATATATACAAAGATATAAGGATCCCCTATGGTGGTTACAGCGTAAAAGCTCTTACCTATCTGGGTTGGTCAACGGCATTATTAATTTTTATTTTGTCATTTTTAATATCAAAAATTAAGTGGTATGATAAAGAAATACTTAAAGGGCTAAAATGA
- the rpsT gene encoding 30S ribosomal protein S20, with product MANTLSAKKRLRQNQKRRLRNRHYKTRLKTYIKKFNKLVSEENNLENIQDKFRETQQVIDKTMSKGIIHKNKAAREKSKLAKKLSAVLNEQK from the coding sequence ATGGCAAATACACTTTCTGCTAAAAAAAGGCTTAGACAAAACCAAAAAAGAAGACTTAGAAATAGGCATTATAAAACTAGGCTTAAAACCTATATAAAGAAGTTTAATAAATTAGTTAGTGAAGAAAACAATCTAGAAAATATTCAAGATAAATTTAGAGAAACACAACAAGTAATAGATAAGACAATGTCAAAGGGTATAATTCATAAAAATAAGGCGGCAAGAGAAAAATCTAAACTAGCTAAAAAATTATCAGCAGTTTTAAATGAACAAAAATAA